One segment of Mus caroli chromosome 6, CAROLI_EIJ_v1.1, whole genome shotgun sequence DNA contains the following:
- the Gprin3 gene encoding G protein-regulated inducer of neurite outgrowth 3 — protein MGTVPDPLRVTKASIVAASGKEESRGEPQSVSPQPAQPDKNASGIANAPAELSLRLSAAAQALMQACVPESSQQDMASPGVFSEGEPVSPKQKTTVDFLLHGSKESAAPGLNATAQKELISAPCSISVVQHTHHAIQSDAPKTSTCEVPEGSLVKSEANSNGKNPEKPSCPARVTCCSSKNQEGLCDFPSPENSQGILQTPDIASPSADRPEGEGQKVINNITALSSEPPVRGGCSENKQPSATALNTTAERLENPPPSPLTSKGATCSSEARQALLPAQYPVSRFKEASTMTCQAESEAKEVPGRAWQDAEVQAVASVESRSVSTSPSILPAYLKENPAPELENGQEQLRVICHGKGSGNHLLELSNSMVDSQESRQCPSIVPQVHIQAAIATPAAFKEGCKPASQPAEGLKSPLIHVTSSQNTETEEDLWLSASKEATSRQPEGTNPDFQKANPIGQISLRSGSQAEINQGLQNSGPREPEIVVKTANDHKAESGCKLSNSGGGANKDHPPESLDPTDKKGATDKKPASPLIVKDHAPGATNTLDAKTLLLNPKSQGNEGEGLEVNPAPSPGRKSQQNTLEEHRQPKTVMSLSLPSDGTGDSSPGSGKRTPSLSVKASPRRGSRVSEFLKELSVTAAAAQVGLTPGEKKKQMGADSKLHLKQSKRVRDVVWDDQGMTWEVYGASLDPESLGVAIQNHLQRQIKEHEKIVKTQSGQTRRSISSDSSSSKKLKGRQHGVLQSMLQNFRRPNCCVRPAPSSVLD, from the coding sequence ATGGGGACTGTACCTGACCCTCTGAGGGTGACTAAAGCTTCGATAGTGGCAGCTTCTGGGAAGGAAGAGTCTCGAGGGGAGCCGCAGAGTGTCTCACCACAACCAGCTCAGCCAGATAAGAATGCTAGTGGCATTGCCAATGCTCCTGCAGAACTCAGCCTCCGGCTCAGTGCAGCTGCTCAAGCCCTGATGCAAGCTTGTGTGCCTGAGTCCAGCCAGCAAGACATGGCATCTCCTGGTGTCTTCAGTGAGGGAGAGCCAGTGTCtcccaaacagaaaacaactgtTGACTTCCTGCTTCATGGAAGCAAGGAGTCCGCAGCACCAGGCCTGAACGCTACTGCACAAAAGGAACTTATATCTGCGCCATGTTCAATATCTGTAGTCCAGCACACTCACCATGCCATCCAAAGTGATGCACCAAAAACTAGCACCTGTGAAGTACCTGAAGGTTCCTTGGTGAAATCCGAGGCAAACTCAAACGGCAAGAACCCTGAAAAGCCAAGTTGTCCTGCCAGGGTCACCTGTTGCAGCAGCAAAAATCAAGAAGGGCTCTGTGATTTTCCTTCTCCAGAAAACAGCCAGGGAATTTTACAGACTCCAGATATAGCATCCCCTTCTGCAGACAGACCTGAGGGGGAAGGGCAGAAAGTCATCAATAACATCACAGCGCTGTCCAGTGAACCTCCAGTAAGAGGGGGATGCTCAGAGAACAAACAGCCCTCTGCCACTGCCTTGAACACCACAGCTGAAAGGTTGGAAAACCCTCCACCGTCCCCCCTCACCAGCAAAGGGGCCACATGTTCTTCCGAAGCAAGGCAGGCACTGCTACCAGCACAGTATCCTGTGTCAAGGTTTAAAGAAGCCAGTACAATGACCTGCCAAGCTGAAAGCGAGGCTAAGGAGGTCCCTGGCAGGGCTTGGCAAGATGCTGAGGTACAGGCAGTGGCAAGTGTGGAGAGCAGGTCTGTCTCTACCAGCCCCAGTATCCTCCCTGCATATTTAAAGGAAAATCCTGCTCCTGAGCTGGAGAATGGGCAGGAGCAACTGCGTGTCATTTGCCATGGCAAGGGCAGTGGGAACCACTTGTTGGAACTCTCTAACAGCATGGTAGACTCCCAGGAGTCAAGGCAGTGCCCCAGCATTGTACCACAGGTGCATATCCAAGCAGCCATTGCCACTCCTGCAGCTTTCAAAGAGGGATGCAAACCAGCGAGCCAACCAGCTGAAGGCCTTAAATCCCCACTGATCCATGTGACCTCCAGTCAAAACACGGAAACAGAGGAAGACCTGTGGTTATCAGCAAGCAAAGAGGCAACCTCCAGACAGCCTGAAGGTACTAATCCTGACTTCCAGAAAGCTAACCCCATTGGCCAGATTTCCCTCCGATCAGGGAGTCAAGCTGAGATAAATCAGGGGTTGCAGAACTCCGGACCCAGGGAACCTGAAATTGTAGTGAAAACTGCAAATGACCACAAAGCAGAGTCAGGCTGCAAACTGTCCAACTCCGGTGGAGGTGCAAACAAAGACCACCCCCCGGAGAGCTTGGACCCCACTGATAAAAAAGGTGCAACGGACAAGAAGCCTGCGTCTCCTCTTATTGTGAAAGACCATGCACCTGGAGCCACCAACACCCTAGATGCCAAAACCCTATTGCTAAATCCTAAATCTCAGGGAAATGAAGGTGAGGGACTAGAGGTCAATCCTGCACCCTCCCCAGGGAGAAAGAGCCAACAGAACACCTTGGAAGAACACAGGCAGCCCAAGACCGTCATGAGTCTGAGCCTGCCATCAGATGGCACAGGTGACTCGAGCCCAGGCTCAGGTAAGAGGACCCCTTCTCTCTCAGTCAAGGCCAGCCCGCGCAGGGGCAGCCGGGTCAGTGAGTTCCTGAAGGAGCTCAGTGTGACAGCAGCTGCTGCCCAGGTGGGCCTCACACctggagagaagaagaaacagatggGTGCAGACTCCAAGCTGCATCTGAAACAGTCCAAGCGAGTGAGGGATGTGGTGTGGGATGACCAGGGCATGACCTGGGAAGTGTATGGTGCTTCCTTGGACCCGGAGTCCCTGGGAGTTGCCATCCAGAACCATTTACAAAGACAAATTAAGGAACATGAGAAGATAGTTAAAACACAAAGTGGCCAAACTCGAAGGTCAATTTCCTCAGATTCTTCTTCAAGTAAGAAGCTTAAAGGGAGACAACATGGTGTTCTGCAGTCCATGCTGCAAAACTTCCGGCGCCCCAACTGCTGTGTCCGCCCTGCTCCATCCTCTGTGCTGGACTAA